Proteins encoded by one window of Antechinus flavipes isolate AdamAnt ecotype Samford, QLD, Australia chromosome 4, AdamAnt_v2, whole genome shotgun sequence:
- the TMEM100 gene encoding transmembrane protein 100 yields the protein MTEENFKEILGIPKDPEPVRMEKSNNNECVVTAIPLVSEVQLTAATGGAELSCYRCIIPFAVVVLIAGVVVTAVAYSFNSHGSIISILGLILLSSGLLLLASSALCWKVRQRSKKSKRRESQTVLVANQRSLFA from the coding sequence ATGACCGAAGagaattttaaagagattttgGGAATACCAAAGGATCCAGAGCCTGTAAGAATGGAGAAGAGCAATAATAATGAGTGTGTGGTCACTGCAATTCCCCTGGTCAGCGAAGTTCAGCTGACAGCCGCCACGGGAGGAGCTGAGCTCTCCTGTTACCGCTGTATCATCCCCTTTGCTGTGGTCGTTCTGATTGCTGGAGTGGTGGTTACAGCTGTAGCCTACAGTTTCAATTCTCATGGATCCATCATTTCCATTTTGGGGCTTATCTTATTGTCATCTGGACTTCTTTTGTTAGCTTCCAGTGCCTTGTGCTGGAAGGTAAGGCAGAGGAGCAAGAAATCTAAAAGAAGAGAGAGTCAGACAGTCCTGGTTGCAAATCAGAGGAGTCTGTTTgcttaa